In a single window of the Methylophaga frappieri genome:
- a CDS encoding DUF3461 family protein, which yields MYYKKKGQLFHKSEKFKFSRSMRSVRSYSDHNIYKELSEVSPMLTKVMAELDDVVDQEQQELEAKNKILSDLRHLEKVVKQKIEEIEEQLDKL from the coding sequence ATATATTACAAGAAAAAAGGACAGTTATTTCATAAAAGTGAAAAGTTCAAGTTCTCACGATCAATGCGCAGTGTCCGCTCATATTCTGACCATAATATCTATAAAGAGTTAAGTGAAGTATCACCTATGCTAACCAAGGTGATGGCGGAGCTGGATGATGTTGTAGACCAGGAACAGCAAGAACTGGAAGCTAAGAATAAAATACTGAGTGATTTAAGGCACCTTGAAAAGGTCGTTAAGCAGAAAATTGAGGAAATCGAAGAGCAGCTGGATAAATTGTAG
- a CDS encoding SpoVR family protein, giving the protein MNQQPISSGSEWTFELIEQYDKEIAKIAKEFKLDTYPNQIEVISAEQMMDAYSSVGMPVGYHHWSFGKQFLNTSKRYQRGQMGLAYEIVINSDPCIAYLMEENTITMQALVIAHAAYGHNSFFKGNYLFKTWTDASAIIDYLLFARNYISKCEQRHGVETVEKFLDSCHAIMNHGVDRYKRPPPISAAEEKNRQQEREEYLQQQVNELWLTLPTKKGKEKPGEQNRFPKEPQENLLYFIEKNAPLLEPWQREIVRIVRKIAQYFYPQRQTQVMNEGWATFWHYTILNRLYDKGLVTDGFMIEFLQSHTAVTYQPPFDSPWYSGINPYTLGFAMYQDIRRICEAPTDEDKQWFPDIAGNDWLNTVHFAMENFKDESFILQFLSPKVIRDLKLFSIVDDDMENEYLVQAIHDENGYKTVREQLAKQYNLSYKEPNIQVWNVDIRGDRSLTLRHIPADRVPMEEGTADVLKHIHRLWGFDIHLESVISDKNGEERVVDDYHCPPISNPILEEGDSS; this is encoded by the coding sequence ATGAACCAACAGCCTATTTCATCAGGGTCAGAATGGACCTTTGAGCTTATAGAGCAATACGATAAAGAGATTGCCAAAATCGCCAAGGAATTCAAGCTCGATACCTACCCAAATCAGATCGAGGTGATTAGCGCTGAGCAAATGATGGATGCCTACTCTTCTGTCGGTATGCCTGTGGGTTATCATCACTGGTCTTTCGGCAAACAGTTTTTAAACACGTCTAAGCGCTATCAGCGTGGTCAGATGGGGCTGGCGTATGAAATTGTTATTAACTCTGACCCTTGTATTGCCTACTTAATGGAAGAAAACACTATCACCATGCAGGCGCTGGTGATTGCCCATGCGGCCTATGGTCACAATTCGTTTTTTAAAGGGAATTACCTATTCAAAACTTGGACAGATGCGAGTGCGATCATCGATTACTTGTTGTTTGCTCGTAACTATATTTCTAAATGCGAACAGCGCCACGGAGTTGAAACCGTTGAGAAGTTTCTGGACTCTTGCCATGCGATTATGAACCACGGGGTAGACCGCTATAAACGCCCACCCCCCATCTCTGCAGCAGAAGAAAAAAACCGTCAGCAAGAACGAGAGGAATACCTGCAACAGCAAGTCAACGAGCTTTGGCTTACTCTCCCGACAAAAAAAGGGAAAGAGAAACCCGGTGAGCAGAACAGGTTCCCCAAAGAGCCGCAAGAAAACTTGCTCTACTTTATTGAGAAAAACGCACCGTTACTGGAGCCTTGGCAACGAGAAATTGTCAGAATAGTGCGTAAAATAGCGCAGTACTTTTACCCCCAAAGACAAACACAAGTGATGAACGAGGGCTGGGCGACATTCTGGCACTACACCATTCTTAATCGACTTTATGATAAAGGGTTAGTGACCGATGGGTTTATGATTGAGTTTCTACAATCTCATACTGCTGTTACCTACCAACCTCCGTTTGATAGCCCTTGGTATAGCGGTATCAACCCCTATACGCTGGGGTTTGCCATGTATCAGGATATTCGTCGAATCTGTGAGGCTCCCACCGACGAAGATAAGCAGTGGTTCCCCGATATAGCCGGCAATGACTGGTTAAACACTGTTCACTTCGCAATGGAAAACTTTAAAGATGAGAGTTTTATTCTGCAGTTTTTATCCCCTAAAGTAATTCGCGACCTTAAACTATTTTCCATCGTAGATGATGATATGGAAAACGAGTACCTAGTTCAGGCCATACACGATGAAAATGGCTATAAAACAGTTAGAGAACAATTGGCAAAACAATACAACCTGAGCTACAAAGAGCCCAATATACAAGTATGGAATGTTGATATTAGAGGCGACCGCTCACTTACACTTAGGCATATTCCGGCGGATAGGGTTCCCATGGAAGAAGGAACCGCCGACGTACTCAAACACATACACCGTTTATGGGGGTTTGATATTCATCTAGAAAGTGTAATTAGTGACAAAAACGGCGAAGAAAGAGTGGTTGACGACTATCACTGCCCTCCAATTAGCAACCCAATTTTAGAAGAGGGTGACTCCAGCTGA